A stretch of DNA from Eschrichtius robustus isolate mEscRob2 chromosome 12, mEscRob2.pri, whole genome shotgun sequence:
TACAACCTGCCTAACCTTATGTGTCAGCCTTGATTCCCCTGTACCAGGTACAACTGGGGTCGAAGCTGATGGGTTttcactgatttctttttctactctcaGGTGGTGGGCAAAACAGCGTTCCTAGGGGGCACCGAGCCAGAGGAGGAAGTGTTCTTCATGAACTGTGCCCTGACCATGGCCTTCTGGGGTTCAGAACTCTTCCTGGACCCCAACAGTTCTTACCACTGCCTCCTGTAACCAGGATCAACGTGTGGGGGGATggggctgaggggcaggggttgccAGGTGGTaggtcttttccctttggagctTGGTGGGGGACGAAAGTAGCAAGTGCTCCACCCCCATGAACCGCAGCAGTGACACAGCTGGGGaacatggggaggggggatggcTCTCGGGAAAGAGGAAGGGTTCTCACCCTCTTGCCAGGGACTTGGTTTTTAACTTTGCTCTTTTGTAGAAGGATTCTGAAAGAAAACCAATAAAGTGCACCTAAGCCATCACTGCTGGTGTCTGAAGAGTGTGCTTATAGCCCAGGtgcaccctcacccctacccccacCAAGGGTTTCTTCTGCATTTAATCTGTTGCAATATCACCTGTCACTTAGCCTTTGGAAAACTTCATTTTATGCTCATAAgggaatgagaacagaaagggcaAATAATGTAGGTATTATAAAAATAGTAATGTCAGAGATCCCATGAAAGGGTCTCAAGGATTCCCCCTTGGAATCCTTGTGGATTCCAAGTATGGTTCTTGAACCACACTTGgaagttttctcccttttctccttcccattGGCTAGAATGCAGACCTTGGTGGGAATGAACCAGAGCCACCATGATAAGGCTGGCAGTTGAGGATGGGCAGGGCATTGAAGGCTGTTTAGCATTCTTGGCCCTGCCCACTACTTATCAGGGCTTCTACCCCTTTGCCCCCAACATCATTTGTTCATTTGAAGACCAAAAACATCTCCTATGAAGTTAGAACTGATAAACTGAGATAGAGGTTCCTGGAAGAAACTTCTTTCCTACTATTTTGCCCTTTGCAAAGCAGGCACTATCTAAGAcagaggtccccaacccctgggccacagaccgataccagtccatggcctgttaggaaccaggccgcagagcaggaggtgagcagtgagcGAAGCTCCATCTGtgtttacagccgctccccatcgctcatattaccacctgagctccgccttctgtcagatcagcggtggcattagattctcagaggagctcgaaccctactgtgaactgtgcatgcgagggatctaggttgcacgctccttatgagaatctaatgcctgatgatctgaggtggagctgaggcagtgatgctagcgctggggagcagctgcaaatacagattatcattagcagagaggtttgactgcacagagaccataataaatcaattgcttgcagactcatatcaaaaccctatcagtgagtggcaagtgacaatgaAGCTGCATcttacggagtagactggacataagcaacacacttcgggtgtcactgtctcccgtcacccccagatgggaccatctagttgcaggaaaacaagctcagggctcccactgattctgcattatggtgagttgtatcattgtttcattatatattacaatgtaataataatagaaataaagtgcacaataaatgtaatgtgcttgagtcatccccaaaccatccaccccacccccacccccatccgtggaaaaattttcttccatgaaactggtccctggtgacAAAAATTTTGGGGACCACTGATCTAAGAAATACTCCGTAGTCTTTTCCAATAGCTcccttaaaatcattttttaaaaattttatttattttttggctgcatcaggtcttagttgcggcacatgggatcttttgttgcgacGCACaggctcttccttgcagtgtgtgggcttctctctagttgtgatgcatgggctccagagctcatGAGCTCTGTAGTTGCAGTACGCCGGCTCTCTAGTTGTAgtgtgagggctcagtagttgtggcacttgggcttagttgtcctgtggcatgtgggatcttagtttcccaaccagggattgaaccggcatTCCCTGCGTTGCGAGacggttcttaaccactggaccaccagggaagtccctcccttgaaatcattttggaaaaaataaaaaatttggctCTAATGGAAATCAGATCCAATTCAAAATATGCCTATGGCTTCCCATACTATTCAGGGTGAAAGACAAATTCCTCTCTATGACGTCAAGGCCTCACAAGATCTGGTCTGGTTACCTCTCCTGTTACTCCCCAGCAAGTGCACTCTGCTCTAGCCATGCCTCTGCCCCAGAGCCTgtgcatttgctgttccctctgcctgacatGATCTCCTCATAGACCTCTACCTGGCTTGCTCCCTTATCTCCTTCAGGTTCATTTTGCCTGACCACCTATTTAAAACTACCTCACTCTATCTCCCTTCCCTGCTATATCCTTGAAAGCACTTATCACAAGCAAACATTCTATTGTTCACTTAGTTGTCTGTCTCTCCTCAATTGAGGGTCAGCAACAATGAGGGCAAAGGCCTTTATTTTGTTCCCTGCATCCTGAGCcctaggtgctcagtaaagatttattgattgagtGGATGTGTGCATGGGAGCAGAAGCTGGGAGGTTGGAAATACAAGCTGACACCCAAAGGAGGGTTTATGGAGCGCTGTGGGGCTCTTCTCCCCTCTGCCTTTATTCATGTCCTCTGCTATGGTCCCTCCCTTCGCTGGAAGCCTGCCTCCTCCAGCAGATTTCCTTAAACCAAAACCCTGGGAAGTGGAGGCACTCTTGGTCCCTTATAAACAACCAGAGCAAGGCCACTTCTTGATCTTAGGGAGGAAGTTTACAGGAATGCCTTTGGCCATATAGATGGCATTAGGTTTTACTGCGACTCCATTCTCGGGTGTATTAGTAGATCAAACATTTCTGGAGAGGACTGAAACCCGAATGATGGCAGTTGACTGCCTGTGGAAGAGGTGACGTTATGGTAAATTATGATCAAATCCTATGGCAAAGCCCATGATCTATAAGCAACATGGGCGTCAGCTAAAATTAAATGATACTTGGATCCTGAAGTACAACCAACAGGATCCCTGATATCCATTCTGTACGCCCGCCCCCTCACTTACTTCAGCGATTGGTGGAGGAAGGAAGGTTAGGGTCAGCCGCAGGGGACCCGCTCCTACGCCTACCCCCGCCCCATTCTATCTCTTGCATGACCCCGCCCACAAACCTATTTCCTTGTGGCCCCGCCCCCACTCTGGTCCCGCCCCGTCAGCAGATCTGCACTCGGCCTTAGCCCCGCCTCCCTACTGCTATCCTCCTCCTTGCCCCTTCCGGCCTGCCCTTGTGCCCAGCCCCAGCCGCACTTCCCCGTTCCTTTCCTTTCTGACAGGTCTAGTCTCGCGCTCTGGCGGGGTGCGAGTCCGAGAGCCTCCCCGAACGCTGAGGAGGGAATGTGGCGCGCGCGGGAAGGGGCCGGCCGCAGCATCAGGGCCGGCGCTGTCGTCCGCCTCCCTTTCCCTGGCCCCGGGCATGGAGGCCCCGGAGGCGGCACCGGCTCAGGCTGAGGGCGCGGAGCCGGCGCCCTGGGCGCACCTAGAGGCCCCCGCCCGCCTCCTGCTGCAGGCACTGCAGGCGGGGCCCGACGGGGCGCGGCGCGGCTTGGGGGTGCTGCGGGCTCTGAGCGGCCGCGGCGGGGAGCCCTTCGGCTGGGACCGCGTCTTCGAGGCGCTGTGCCGGGAGGAGCCCGTCGTGGAGGGCCCGGACTGTCGCCTGGAGCTGTAAGTCGTCCGCTCGCGTTCCTCCTGCCCTGCTGGTCGCGGCGGCCGCTGGCGTAGCTCGGGGCGCCGCCCGTCATCCTCCACGGTGGTGTGAGGCAGGGGCTGGCGCTACCCACTTCTCTAGATGAGAAGACCGAGGCACGGAGAGGTGAAATACTTTCCCCGAGAGCGGGTCCCTGCCGTGCGCCCTGTGAGGAGGGGCCTCCGGCAGACCCTCATAGCGTAGGTACTGGGTGCAGTGCTGCCTACCTAGACGGAAGACACCTGCCCTCGGTTGGGTGTAAATGAATAATTATAAGTCAGTGGATTCTGATTAATTTTAATCACACACTTCCATCTCTAAAAAACTCGATCTCTTACCTCCAGTATAGGTCAAGAGTACACGTGTGTTAAAATATGTACATTGTCAAGTATacataaatagaaaattttaaaatttttatttatttatttatggctgtgttgggtcttcgttgctgcacgtgggctctctctagttgcggagagcgggggctacgcttcattgcagtgcgcgggcttctcattgcggtggcttctcttgttgcggagcacgggctctaggcgtgcaggcttcagtagttgtggcacgcgggctcaggagttgtggcgcaggggctctagagcacaggctcaggagttgtggcgcacgggcttagttgctccgcggcatgtgggatcttcccggaccagggatggaacccgtgtcccctgcattggcaggcggactcctaaccactgcgctaccagggaagtccccataaatagaaatttaaaacgtGGTAAATGACAATAAACATCTGATCATGCTGGCTTTATATTACCAGTTTTTCAAAGCATAATATACAGTTTAGGGCAAGATCGCTTACCTTAAGGATGGTGTTCTTGATAATTTCTGGCCCTTTGGGTGACTTTGaactttttcccccctctttatGTGGCTAAGAATCCCTACTAGGAGCAGAAGTGTCGGCTctgccatttttaaattaggttgtgCTTCCCTTACTGGTAGTCAGTTTCTTTTCTGACATCCTTGTAAGCCATGTATCCATTTTGTGAGGGTTCGTTTTGTTAAGAAAGATAATACAGCGTCCATAGATGCACTTAACTATCTAGTTAAGTAAAATACAGAAAGTAACGGAGTGAGGTGCCACCTTCAGCCTCTAGGGGGCTGAAGAGCAGGCCTCCCACTCTCCTTGACTACCCCTCCCTAAGAATTGGGCTGGACACTGGAATATGGAGGGCCaatccatattttaaatatttgtaatacttaattttctatgttttagataaatagaaatagaagttctattattttcttcccacactccatcttgaatttctttcaagaGAATGGTCAAGAGAATTTTCTGAATCCACAAATTGGACGCTCTAGAAATGTTTACCCAATGGTCTGGCTCTTTCTGGACAGAGTAAGGGGAATGGAACTTAACCTGCGGTCCCTGGATAGAACTGTACTGCagtataattgttttcttttgtaatcctatgtattttatgcatttaatccTCTTATTCTGATAAGGGGGTCCATGCACAAAAAACGTAAAAGTCCTTGGAGTAGGCTCTTCCCCACTTCTCTACTCCCAGTATCCTCCACCACAAATTGACGATCTTTTAAACTTTTACTCTAGTTTTCTCTCTCATTTAGTGTTTTTtctccacacacaaaaataaaaggtTTCATTCCTCTCTCATATATCCCAAGTGCCTCTGTGTGTGATGACAAACAGCTCCACAAAGTCATGTATACAGAGGTGCAGAGGCGTGATGGGTGGTGGGCTAGATGCACTCATGACCTGCTTGCCACTCCAGCAAGCCTCAGGTCACATAGCATCTGCATGCATGCCTTTGTCACGTTACAGATGGCTACTTTGCTCTGTCCACAGCAGTCTTGCTGATCTGTGAACACTTACTCTCAGAGATTTAACTCAGTCAATAAATGTGCACCAAGTGCCTGCTTTAGGCTGGTGTTGTGCTGGGTACTGGGACACAGAGGAAAGAGACACAGCTTCTGCCTCTCAGGAACTCAGTTCAGTGAAAGGAACATCAGAGCTGGACAGATGTGACCCTGTGAGTTCCAGGGGACTGCCAAGGGGAGCACAGGGCTGCAGGCTAAGCATTGCTCAGTATTCTGGAGTATTATTATTACGTAAAGTTTGggaaagggctttttttttttttttttacataaaacaaGCATGGATCTATTATAGGGTAGGTTTCAACGTGAATTTTTGAGCTGAAATAGGAGATGTCGAAGAACAGGGCCTAGTGTAGTGTAGAATAGATGCTTACTTgttgaatgatttccatgctgtCCCCTCCTCCATCCATACTGACTCGCAGGTACTGCCCACCAGCGCCCCCGTCTGTCCGGTGCCATCTAGCCTCTAGCTCTACCCAGTCTGCCCTATGTTCCTTTCAGCAAGACACTCTTAACTGCTTGTTCTCCCTCTGCTACCCAGGAAACCACTGCTGCTGCGATTGCCCCCGTTATGCCAGAGGAACCTGATGTCCCTGCTGATGGCTGTTTGGCCGTCGCTGCCTGAAAGCAGTCTCCTCCCTGTGCTGCAGATTGTGCAGCGGGATCCAAGCCCCGACCCTGATCCCTGGCTCCGGGCCCTTGGGGAATTTCTGCGAAGGGATCTGGGTGTTGGGGTCTCCATTGAGGGAGCGTCCCCACTGTCTAAAAGGTGCCAGAGACAGCTCCGAGGCCTGTGTAGGCAGCTGGGCCAAGGGGGCAGGAAGTTGAAGTTGCCCCAGGCTCCAGATCCTGAAGGGAAAGAAGAGCAGGAGGAGGTCGAGGACTCCCAGCGGCCTGGGAAACGCAGAAAGGAACGGGAGGAGGAGCCTGCCAGTCCTGAGGGGGGGAGGGCCCCCAAAAGGCTCCGGTGtttggaaaaggaagaagaagaaagtcaTGAGGAAAAGAGACCTGAACATGAAACTTTGGAATCCCTGGCCAGTGGAGGAGGTGCATCATCCATTAAGAACCAGCCCGTTTTGGGGCCTAAGCCCAGTGAGGCTGGTCAGAGTCTAGAGGATGCTAAGGGCCTACCTGAGAGTTTGGAGTTGCCCAGAGCTATCCAGGTACTAGGGTGAGGAGGCTGCTTTAGAGTGATTCTTCAGGAATGGGGGGTTTATACAGGGCAGAAACCTGTTGGGATACTGTGTCCCACTTGGGATGACTGTAGTCCGTGGAGcaaggggaaggaggtggggttGAGGGAATGTAGTTTCTGCTCCACAGATtctgaggagggggtggggacaggagTTACTGGAGGTGGGAGCCCTTGACCTAGTGATCAGTAGTGTGAGGTTAAGGGTACCACGGAAGAGGAAAGGTTCTGGAGCTACCCCTGCCACCCATCTTATGGGAATGGGGGAATCATGCCAGCATCCAGCCTGTCCTCCCAGCCCAAGGCCTGGGTCTGCCCCCATTAGGATGGATGCAGAGAAGACAAGTCTGCTCAGTTGGGTTTACATAGGTCTTGTCAAGTTTGAGTTCATAAGCACTTTGCAAGGTTTAGGCTTCATGTTCTGGCTCTCTTGAATCATCTTTGCCCGCCAGCGCCCACTGACCTGGGGCCTTCTCAGAGAGGGGGCTGGGTCTGGGTTGGGGGCCATGCTGCGTGGGTGGGGCCATGGCAGTGACTGGGCTCTCCTCTGCAGGAACAAGTTCCCAGGCTGCAGCAGCTGCTCAAGACCCTCGGGAAGGTGACTGGCCTTACTCTGCTACCCATAACCCTTCTTCCGCCCCCTGCCTGGACCCCAGCTGtgcccagggaagccccagtgcagTGAGGCACAGGCTGTTTGGGTGAGGGGGTTGGAATGAAGGTCTGAGGACAGTCCCTGCAAAGGCTTTTCTTGGTCCAAGTATGTTGTCTAACCTGAGACAGGTTCTAACTCCAGGCAAGTTCCTCTCCTCTAGTAGCACCTTCTGGGGTCCTTAGCCACCCACTCTGCCAATTGAAGGGGTGGCCTCAGTGACTTGTCACTGAGGGCTCTGCAGGTCCTAACATGGGATTTGCCTTCCCAGGGGTTGGAAGAGCTGGAGGGCACCCCACCAGTTGAGCTGCAGCTTCTCCACGAATGCAGTCCTGGCCAGGTAAGTCCAGAAAAACCACCTGGCCCTGAGGACACGGTCCCTCTCTCCATTTAAGTTTGTGTTTCCCTGCCTCATGTAGGAATTTGGAGAGGGGATTTTGTTGGGTGTTTTGGTCTCAGGGGCAGGGGTGACCCTCAGTGGTTTCTTTTAGCCCTTGGTTCCTCCCCGTAGGGCAGCTCTCCCCACCTTACCTTACCCTGGAGTGTCCTGGCCCCGCCCCTTCTGCTGCCCGGTTGGATTGAGACAGCCCAGCAGAGACAGGCTGAGTGTCCCGgtgtcctccctcctccttggcaGGTGGACCTGGTGTGTGCCCAGCTGCAGCTCCCGCAGCTCTCGGACACAGGTCTCCTGCAGCTCTGCACCTGGCTGCTGGCCCTTTCACCAGACCTCAGCCTCAGCAACGCTACTGTGCTGACCAGGAGCCTCTTCCTTGGACGGGTAGGTGCGCTGGGACGCACATGGCGTGCCAGGGACAGTGAGGGAGAGAGTCTGAACCCTCAGCAGGGTGGGAGAGGGGGTTCCCAGCCTTGCATGCATCTGCTTGTCTGGGGAGCCTGGGGCAAGGGAAGGGCATAGCCCCCTAGGCCATCTACCCACGTGGCATctaactcctccctcttgggccCCAGATCCTTACAGAGCGGAAGGGATTTGGGGTTTGGGATCAGGGATTTGGGAGCTGGGGAAGGGAGCTATGTGTCCTTTCCAATGAGTGGATCCATGTGAGTCCTAgataaaagaactttttttttcctctgtactgTAATGTGTGAGCCTCTGAAATACGTGTTCAATAAACACTgataggaaggaagaagaaagaaattaatattttcctCCCCGTTGGCTGTAGATTCTCTCGCTGACTTCCTCAGCCTCCCGCTTGCTCACAACTGCCCTGACCTCCTTCTGTACTAAGTACACCTACGCCGTCTGCAGAGCCCTCCTTGGACCTGTGCTCCAAGCCCCAGGAACAGGTAATTCTGGAATGGGCCCCAGGCCTGGTAGCTCTGCCCTGTCTGTTCCCAGCACCCTTCACCCCCCGGGTGGCCCTGGCAGGAGCTGAGTTTTCAGTGAGTGAAGATACCTGTTGCTTCCCTGACGATGCCACCTGTAAAGGGCCAGGCATTTTGTTCCCTGCTAGCCCCATTCTCTGCTGCCAGCTTCTCCCAGACTTCTCCCCTCTGCTGTCGCCCACCCAGGTCCAGCTCAAACAGAGTTACTGTGTTGCCTGACAAAGGACGAGGCCCTGGAGCCGGACATGCAGGCTCTAATGCTGGGGTGAGTGTACAAGCTCCACGCTGGCCCCACCCACACCTCCTCCCTCTGGCCAAACCTGCTGTTGGCATTCTGGACTTGGAGCCGGCTGGGTACCAGGCCCTGTGCCTGAAATACAGGCAGTGGCACAGCCGATGCCCCCTCTCGCTGTCCTGAGCCTGGCTTGTGCCTTCCCACCTGTGGGTCCCTGGAAGTTGCCATCCCATGCACCTTCCCAAGCCCAGGGTTTCAGTCTTCTGTGCCAGGTGCCCCCGGGAATGCGAAGAGGCTGGTGCTCCAGCTCTTGAGTTCTTGGCGTAGT
This window harbors:
- the FANCE gene encoding Fanconi anemia group E protein isoform X1, translated to MEAPEAAPAQAEGAEPAPWAHLEAPARLLLQALQAGPDGARRGLGVLRALSGRGGEPFGWDRVFEALCREEPVVEGPDCRLELKPLLLRLPPLCQRNLMSLLMAVWPSLPESSLLPVLQIVQRDPSPDPDPWLRALGEFLRRDLGVGVSIEGASPLSKRCQRQLRGLCRQLGQGGRKLKLPQAPDPEGKEEQEEVEDSQRPGKRRKEREEEPASPEGGRAPKRLRCLEKEEEESHEEKRPEHETLESLASGGGASSIKNQPVLGPKPSEAGQSLEDAKGLPESLELPRAIQEQVPRLQQLLKTLGKGLEELEGTPPVELQLLHECSPGQVDLVCAQLQLPQLSDTGLLQLCTWLLALSPDLSLSNATVLTRSLFLGRILSLTSSASRLLTTALTSFCTKYTYAVCRALLGPVLQAPGTGPAQTELLCCLTKDEALEPDMQALMLGQILELPWKEETFLVLQSLLERQVEMPSEKFSVLMEKLCKEGPAATTSMAYAKLMLTVITKYQANISEPQRLGLAAALELNTTFLRKSLQAALRHLAP
- the FANCE gene encoding Fanconi anemia group E protein isoform X3 is translated as MEAPEAAPAQAEGAEPAPWAHLEAPARLLLQALQAGPDGARRGLGVLRALSGRGGEPFGWDRVFEALCREEPVVEGPDCRLELKPLLLRLPPLCQRNLMSLLMAVWPSLPESSLLPVLQIVQRDPSPDPDPWLRALGEFLRRDLGVGVSIEGASPLSKRCQRQLRGLCRQLGQGGRKLKLPQAPDPEGKEEQEEVEDSQRPGKRRKEREEEPASPEGGRAPKRLRCLEKEEEESHEEKRPEHETLESLASGGGASSIKNQPVLGPKPSEAGQSLEDAKGLPESLELPRAIQEQVPRLQQLLKTLGKGLEELEGTPPVELQLLHECSPGQVDLVCAQLQLPQLSDTGLLQLCTWLLALSPDLSLSNATVLTRSLFLGRILSLTSSASRLLTTALTSFCTKYTYAVCRALLGPVLQAPGTGPAQTELLCCLTKDEALEPDMQALMLGQILELPWKEETFLVLQSLLERQISEPQRLGLAAALELNTTFLRKSLQAALRHLAP
- the FANCE gene encoding Fanconi anemia group E protein isoform X4 → MEAPEAAPAQAEGAEPAPWAHLEAPARLLLQALQAGPDGARRGLGVLRALSGRGGEPFGWDRVFEALCREEPVVEGPDCRLELKPLLLRLPPLCQRNLMSLLMAVWPSLPESSLLPVLQIVQRDPSPDPDPWLRALGEFLRRDLGVGVSIEGASPLSKRCQRQLRGLCRQLGQGGRKLKLPQAPDPEGKEEQEEVEDSQRPGKRRKEREEEPASPEGGRAPKRLRCLEKEEEESHEEKRPEHETLESLASGGGASSIKNQPVLGPKPSEAGQSLEDAKGLPESLELPRAIQEQVPRLQQLLKTLGKGLEELEGTPPVELQLLHECSPGQVDLVCAQLQLPQLSDTGLLQLCTWLLALSPDLSLSNATVLTRSLFLGRILSLTSSASRLLTTALTSFCTKYTYAVCRALLGPVLQAPGTGPAQTELLCCLTKDEALEPDMQALMLGSWSCPGRKRLSWCCSHSWSGRSVSPRGWAWLQLWSSIPLS
- the FANCE gene encoding Fanconi anemia group E protein isoform X2, whose protein sequence is MEAPEAAPAQAEGAEPAPWAHLEAPARLLLQALQAGPDGARRGLGVLRALSGRGGEPFGWDRVFEALCREEPVVEGPDCRLELKPLLLRLPPLCQRNLMSLLMAVWPSLPESSLLPVLQIVQRDPSPDPDPWLRALGEFLRRDLGVGVSIEGASPLSKRCQRQLRGLCRQLGQGGRKLKLPQAPDPEGKEEQEEVEDSQRPGKRRKEREEEPASPEGGRAPKRLRCLEKEEEESHEEKRPEHETLESLASGGGASSIKNQPVLGPKPSEAGQSLEDAKGLPESLELPRAIQEQVPRLQQLLKTLGKGLEELEGTPPVELQLLHECSPGQVDLVCAQLQLPQLSDTGLLQLCTWLLALSPDLSLSNATVLTRSLFLGRILSLTSSASRLLTTALTSFCTKYTYAVCRALLGPVLQAPGTGPAQTELLCCLTKDEALEPDMQALMLGQILELPWKEETFLVLQSLLERQVEMPSEKFSVLMEKLCKEGPAATTSMAYAKLMLTVITKYQAN